The Drosophila nasuta strain 15112-1781.00 chromosome 2L, ASM2355853v1, whole genome shotgun sequence genome window below encodes:
- the LOC132792522 gene encoding zinc finger protein ush: MSRRKQSNPKPLNKGDCSDTTEEMTVDSRDSKDLGSHELSEEKEQQHDFEELPEEEEDEHPSEENQTSNHSSDQPMETDMDQVEAEDADHEEQQQQQKEADNSTTPPRSPTPQLVPKLERMEQPATPPSAAATPSPPPTPTPITAALPKLRLNALLASDPALKPDAKELNLADARLLAPPPQLSKPEPSSSQSLAEASSNLVEPLLKPARFMCLPCGIAFSSPSTLEAHQAYYCSHRNKEADEEAGSGDKLSAAGGGGAAGTGNSNNNGGGSSSEPPAKVARTGKQYACTQCSYSADKKVSLNRHMRMHQTSPAPSLPSLAGLTANGVAAVGGVGVGVGGASGVAAGSLEESSSQQIDRYCSDCDIRFNNIKTYRAHKQHYCSSRRNDGQLTPKPEAGVGSGSSGTPGTATPVGAGKLSGAHSPQSRNKTPTPAMVAAAAAAAAAAASLQVTPPQPFLALPTNPIIIVPCSLIRAASLIPGPLTTSTSGIVNPESTCFTLDNGALKPLATALNINALAGNVTPTPPMPSSNQQPIPALEPERQSASNSEAETKSSPTEPKRKEAGGGATRESTPLDLSLRRSPISALLQRQRLVRSAAALLEAEETLLAAAGKENLESGGSVTPEQIVCAPSLPSSPSMSPSPKRRVVSPRSSGAGSAASMSPPTLGVGVGVPHLLENLPPLRSMLPADFALSESLLAKTNPELALKLAAAAAAAVAGSSTAELASKLGFPTAPGAGSNAPAAATANAPSAQPQIYVKQGVSKCKECNIVFCKYENYLAHKQHYCSARNQESGEGDAKSASSPPSGAATAQVGAGVGGAASAAETTPVAYQQLICAACGIKYTSLDNLRAHQNYYCPKGGAAATPVADPPQLPKEKCGKCKTLHELGQPCPPPAAPQLPPLAATAAASGASSNSVNKCPVCGVISPTAALARKHMEMHGTVKAFRCSICQYKGNTLRGMRTHIRTHFDKKTSDVNEEHYMTCIFEEDAAAAAAAAAAAAVAATPVGLGLDVPVVASPQEQLEQQQQAQHPPQIFNCDYCNYASSYKGNVLRHMKLLHPHVAINSPSISPETRDQEINPHAEVALVNGDRDCSSVASFHIKSEPLEQPPVAATLSLVHDNNNSPIGTPHTHIKAEPQDIGMDVSPPSLPPPPVSNSPLGNSAAAEAMKKYCSTCDISFNYVKTYLAHKQFYCKSKMHRPEANDSPSPNHMNHNLLGATVPLQSPSELLLLQKNKENLQEAAI, translated from the exons ATTCCAAAGATTTAGGTTCACACGAACTGAGCGAGGAGAAGGAGCAGCAGCACGACTTCGAGGAGCTGCcagaagaggaggaggacgaACATCCTAGCGAGGAGAACCAAACAAGCAACCACAGCTCCGACCAGCCCATGGAGACTGACATGGACCAAGTTGAGGCAGAAGATGCCGATCAcgaggagcagcaacagcagcagaaggaggCTGACAACTCGACGACACCGCCGCGCAGTCCGACGCCGCAGCTGGTGCCAAAGCTGGAGCGGATGGAGCAGCCAGCCACACcgccatcagcagcagccacgcCCAGTCCCCCGCCCACACCCACACCTATAACTGCTGCGCTACCGAAGCTGCGGCTTAATGCATTGTTAGCGTCGGATCCAGCGCTCAAACCCGACGCCAAGGAGCTCAATCTGGCCGATGCTCGGCTGCTCGCTCCGCCACCGCAGCTGTCCAAGCCGGAACCGTCATCTTCTCAGAGTCTAGCCGAGGCCAGCAGCAATCTCGTTGAGCCGCTGCTGAAGCCGGCGCGCTTCATGTGCTTGCCCTGTGGAATTGCCTTCAGTTCTCCATCGACCCTGGAGGCGCATCAGGCTTACTACTGCTCACATCGCAACAAGGAGGCGGACGAGGAGGCCGGATCGGGCGATAAGCTGTCAGCTGCGGGAGGCGGAGGCGCCGCTGGCACCgggaacagcaacaacaatggcggAGGAAGCAGCTCGGAGCCACCGGCGAAGGTGGCGCGCACAGGAAAGCAATATGCGTGCACTCAGTGCTCCTACAGTGCCGACAAGAAGGTCTCCCTCAACAGGCACATGCGCATGCATCAGACCTCGCCAGCTCCCAGCCTGCCCAGCCTCGCCGGCCTGACTGCCAATGGCGTGGCAGCTGTCGGAGGAGTCGGAGTGGGAGTTGGAGGTGCTAGCGGAGTCGCGGCGGGTTCGCTCGAGGAGAGCTCTAGTCAA CAAATCGATCGCTATTGCAGCGACTGTGATATCCGCTTCAACAACATCAAGACCTATCGCGCACACAAGCAGCACTACTGCAGCTCCCGCCGCAACGACGGCCAGCTCACACCCAAGCCCGAGGCAGGCGTCGGTTCAGGCTCATCCGGCACTCCCGGCACAGCCACCCCGGTCGGTGCTGGCAAACTGAGTGGAGCGCACAGTCCACAGTCGCGGAACAAGACCCCGACTCCCGCCATGgtggctgctgccgccgccgctgcagctgctgctgcctcgtTGCAGGTGACGCCGCCACAGCCCTTCCTGGCACTGCCCACCAACCCGATCATAATTGTGCCCTGCTCGCTTATCCGCGCAGCCAGCCTCATTCCGGGACCGCT GACCACCTCGACTTCGGGCATCGTCAACCCGGAGTCCACTTGCTTCACCCTCGACAACGGCGCCTTGAAGCCGCTGGCCACAGCACTCAACATCAATGCGTTGGCCGGAAATGTGACTCCGACGCCGCCAATGCCCAGCAGCAATCAGCAACCGATTCCTGCCCTGGAACCAGAGCGTCAGTCAGCAAGCAACAGCGAAGCTGAGACCAAGAGCAGTCCCACTGAGCCCAAGCGTAAGGAAGCGGGAGGAGGCGCCACTCG CGAGTCTACCCCACTGGATCTCTCCCTGCGTCGTTCTCCTATCTCGGCGCTGTTGCAGCGTCAGCGTCTCGTGCGCTCCGCTGCCGCATTGCTCGAGGCAGAGGAGACGCTCTTGGCTGCTGCAGGCAAAGAGAACCTGGAGAGCGGTGGTAGCGTTACCCCCGAGCAGATTGTGTGCGCTCCCTCGCTGCCCAGCAGTCCCTCGATGAGTCCCTCGCCCAAACGACGGGTCGTGAGTCCTCGCAGCTCCGGCGCTGGCAGCGCTGCCTCCATGTCGCCGCCCACTTTGGGCGTAGGTGTAGGTGTGCCACATCTGCTGGAGAATTTGCCACCGCTGCGCTCCATGCTGCCTGCGGACTTTGCGCTCTCCGAGTCCCTGCTGGCCAAGACCAACCCTGAGTTGGCGCTCAAGctggctgccgctgccgcagcgGCTGTAGCAGGCAGCAGCACTGCGGAGCTGGCCAGCAAACTGGGCTTCCCCACTGCACCTGGAGCCGGAAGCAACGCTCCAGCTGCGGCGACAGCCAATGCGCCAAGTGCACAGCCACAGATCTATGTGAAGCAGGGCGTGTCCAAGTGCAAAGAGTGCAATATTGTCTTCTGCAAGTACGAGAACTATTTGGCCCACAAGCAGCACTATTGCTCCGCCCGCAACCAGGAGTCGGGCGAGGGCGATGCCAAGAGCGCCAGCTCGCCGCCAAGCGGAGCAGCGACAGCGCAAGTTGGAGCTGGAGTGGGAGGAGCTGCCTCCGCGGCAGAGACTACGCCGGTGGCGTATCAGCAGCTGATCTGCGCTGCCTGTGGCATTAAGTACACATCGCTGGACAATCTGCGTGCGCATCAGAATTACTATTGCCCCAAGGGTGGCGCAGCAGCCACGCCAGTTGCTGATCCCCCACAGCTGCCCAAGGAAAAGTGCGGCAAGTGCAAGACACTTCACGAACTTGGCCAACCTTGTCCACCTCCGGCTGCTCCCCAGCTGCCTCCACTTGCGGCAACCGCGGCCGCGTCGGGCGCCTCCTCGAACAGTGTCAACAAGTGTCCCGTCTGCGGTGTTATTAGTCCTACAGCAGCGTTGGCCAGGAAGCACATGGAGATGCATGGCACAGTGAAGGCGTTCCGCTGCAGCATTTGCCAGTACAAGGGCAACACGTTGCGTGGCATGCGCACTCACATTCGCACCCATTTCGACAAGAAGACGAGCGACGTGAACGAGGAGCACTACATGACTTGCATCTTCGAGGAGGATGCAGCTGccgcggctgctgctgctgcggctgcagctgttgctgcgacTCCCGTTGGACTCGGTTTGGATGTTCCGGTTGTGGCCTCGCCTCAGGAAcaactggagcagcagcagcaggcgcaaCATCCACCACAGATCTTCAATTGCGACTACTGCAACTATGCGTCTAGCTACAAAGGCAACGTG CTACGCCACATGAAGTTGCTGCATCCACACGTGGCCATCAACTCGCCCTCGATTTCGCCAGAGACGCGGGACCAAGAAATCAATCCGCATGCCGAAGTGGCGCTCGTCAATGGCGATCGCGATTGCTCATCAGTAGCCAG TTTCCACATTAAGTCGGAGCCTCTAGAGCAACCACCCGTGGCAGCAACACTGAGCTTGGTgcatgacaacaacaactcaccCATTGGCACACCACATACTCACATCAAGGCCGAACCTCAGGACATAGGCATGGATGTATCGCCTCCttcgctgccgccgccgccagtGTCGAACTCTCCGCTGGGAAACAGCGCAGCGGCCGAGGCCATGAAGAAGTACTGCTCCACCTGCGACATATCCTTCAACTATGTCAAGACCTATCTGGCCCACAAGCAGTTCTACTGCAAGAGCAAGATGCATCGTCCCGAGGCCAACGATAGCCCCAGTCCCAATCACATGAATCACAATCTCCTGGGTGCCACTGTACCGCTGCAGTCGCCCagcgagctgctgctgctccagaaGAACAAGGAGAATCTACAGGAGGCGGCCATTTGA
- the LOC132791684 gene encoding SUMO-conjugating enzyme UBC9-B, whose amino-acid sequence MSGIAITRLGEERKAWRKDHPFGFVARPAKNPDGTLNLMIWECAIPGKKSTPWEGGLYKLRMIFKDDYPTSPPKCKFEPPLFHPNVYPSGTVCLSLLDEEKDWRPAITIKQILLGIQDLLNEPNIKDPAQAEAYTIYCQNRLEYEKRVRAQARAMAATE is encoded by the coding sequence ATGTCCGGCATTGCTATAACACGTTTGGGCGAAGAGCGAAAGGCTTGGCGCAAAGATCATCCATTTGGATTCGTTGCACGTCCGGCCAAAAATCCCGACGGCACACTTAACCTGATGATCTGGGAGTGCGCGATCCCCGGCAAAAAGTCCACACCCTGGGAGGGTGGCTTGTACAAGCTGCGCATGATCTTTAAGGACGACTACCCAACGTCGCCACCCAAATGCAAGTTCGAGCCGCCACTCTTCCATCCCAATGTGTATCCGTCGGGCACAGTGTGCTTGTCGCTACTGGACGAGGAGAAGGATTGGCGTCCGGCCATCACAATCAAACAGATCCTGTTGGGCATTCAGGACCTGCTTAACGAGCCCAATATCAAGGATCCGGCCCAAGCCGAGGCATACACCATTTACTGTCAAAACCGTCTCGAGTATGAGAAACGTGTTCGAGCCCAGGCTCGTGCTATGGCAGCCACCGAATAA
- the LOC132791034 gene encoding minor histocompatibility antigen H13 — translation MAEEVIGSVKEAIKGILENVNGNANAKNESITAEKKPSTPEGIAVAYGSLVIMAMLPIIFGSIRSVKLHKLKKSTGEKADTMTKKDAMYFPLIASVALFGLYMFFKIFQKVHINLLLTGYFFVLGVIALAHLLSPVINSLMPAAVPKVPFHIHFTKGEGKHKEDIINYKFSTHDIVCLVISSAIGVWYLLKKHWIANNMFGLAFAINGVEMLHLNNFVTGVILLSGLFFYDIFWVFGTNVMVTVAKSFEAPIKLVFPQDILDNGFNASNFAMLGLGDIVIPGIFIALLLRFDDSKKRKTRIYFYSTLVAYFMGLLATIFVMHVFKHAQPALLYLVPACMGTPLLVALVRGELKVLFAYEDHPEEKPEKKEKKEKDESGGASSSSSSKKKESKKAK, via the exons ATGGCGGAAGAGGTCATTGGCAGCGTAAAAGAGGCAATCAAAGGAATCCTCGAAAATGTGAATGGAAATGCGAATGCAAAAAATGAATCCATTACTGCCGAAAAGAAGCCGTCGACGCCGGAGGGTATCGCAGTCGCGTATGGCAGCCTCGTCATCATGGCTATGCTGCCCATTATCTTTGGCTCCATACGTTCCGTGAAGCTGCACAAGCTTAAGAAG TCGACAGGTGAGAAAGCGGACACAATGACCAAGAAGGACGCCATGTACTTCCCACTGATTGCCTCAGTGGCCCTCTTCGGCCTCTACATGttcttcaaaatattccaaaaggTCCACATCAACTTGTTGCTCACCGGCTACTTCTTCGTGCTGGGCGTGATTGCTCTTGCCCATCTGCTGAGCCCCGTGATCAATTCGCTGATGCCTGCCGCAGTGCCAAAGGTGCCATTCCACATTCACTTTACAAAGGGCGAGGGCAAGCACAAGGAGGACATCATCAACTACAAGTTCTCCACACATGACATTGTGTGCTTGGTCATCTCCTCCGCCATCGGTGTCTGGTATCTGCTGAAGAAGCATTGGATCGCTAACAACATGTTTGGTCTGGCCTTTGCCATCAACGGTGTCGAGATGCTGCATTTGAACAACTTTGTCACTGGCGTTATCCTGCTTAGCGGACTCTTCTTCTACGACATCTTCTGGGTGTTTGGCACCAATGTCATGGTGACAGTGGCCAAGAGCTTCGAAGCGCCCATTAAGCTAGTCTTTCCCCAAGACATTCTCGACAATGGCTTCAACGCCTCGAACTTTGCCATGCTGGGTCTTGGCGACATCGTGATTCCTGGCATTTTCATTGCACTGCTGCTGCGCTTCGATGATAGCAAAAAGCGCAAGACCCGCATCTATTTCTACTCCACCCTGGTGGCCTACTTCATGGGCTTGCTGGCCACGATCTTTGTGATGCACGTCTTCAAGCACGCACAGCCAGCGCTTTTGTATTTGGTGCCAGCATGCATGGGAACACCATTGCTGGTGGCTCTGGTGCGTGGTGAGTTGAAGGTGCTCTTCGCATACGAGGATCATCCCGAGGAGAAACCcgagaagaaggagaagaaagAAAAGGATGAGAGCGGCGGCgccagcagcagtagcagcagcaaaaagaagGAGTCCAAGAAGGCGAAGTAA